The uncultured Sphaerochaeta sp. genome includes the window AGAGAAGTCAAAAGCATTTGGGGCAGAACTCGGCATTGCGAGTGATCGTCTCTATACCGACTACCACGAGATGGCGGAGAAGGAAGCAAGCAGGGAAGACGGCATTGCCTTTGCTGTTTGCGTTACACCAAACGCTTCCCACTTTGACATATGCAAGGCCTTCCTCTCCCAGGGGATTCATGTTGTTTGTGACAAGCCCCTAACCTGGACAATTGAACAGAGTGAAGAGCTGGTTGCAATCTGCAAGAAGAAGAACCTGCTCTTTGGTGTTACCTACACCTACACTGGATACCCTGCTGTGAAGCAGATGAGAAAGATGGTCCA containing:
- a CDS encoding Gfo/Idh/MocA family oxidoreductase; amino-acid sequence: MERIAYGMIGGGKGAFIGDVHRKAIRLDDLAVLKAGCFSRDVEKSKAFGAELGIASDRLYTDYHEMAEKEASREDGIAFAVCVTPNASHFDICKAFLSQGIHVVCDKPLTWTIEQSEELVAICKKKNLLFGVTYTYTGYPAVKQMRKMVQDGLLGEIRFVNAEYPQDWLGNPVDEHSSIAPWRMDPKVSGATNCLGDIGSHIENMVATVTG